A region from the Citrobacter telavivensis genome encodes:
- a CDS encoding DUF2813 domain-containing protein, with translation MILERVEIVGFRGINRLSLMLEQNNVLIGENAWGKSSLLDALTLLLSPESELYHFDRDDFWFPPGDMKGREHHLHIVLTFRESQPGRYRVRRYRSLEACWAPCHDGFQRIFYRLEGECGEDGSVMTLRSFLDGDGHPLAVDDINEQARHLVRLMPVLRLRDARFMRRIRNGTVPEVDDVEVTARQLDFLARELAMRPQNLTDGQIRQGLSAMVQLLEHYFTEQGTSQSRHRLMRRRSANEQRSWRYLDIINRMIDKPGGRTHRVILLGLFSTLLQAKGTVRLHKDARPLLLVEDPETRLHPIMLSVAWQLLNLLPLQRITTTNSGELLSLTPVEHVCRLVRESSRVAAWRLGPGGLSAEDGRRIAFHIRFNRASSLFARCWLLVEGETETWVINELARQCGHHFDAEGIKVIEFAQSGLKPLVKFARRMGIEWHVLVDGDEAGKKYAATVRSLLNNDREEEREHLTTLPALDMEHFMYRQGFSDVFHRVAQIPENVPMNMRKIISKAIHRSSKPDLAIEVAMEAGRRGVDAVPTLLRHMFSRVLWLARGRAD, from the coding sequence ATGATTCTCGAACGCGTTGAGATAGTGGGATTTCGCGGTATCAATCGACTGTCGTTGATGCTCGAGCAGAACAACGTCCTGATTGGTGAGAACGCCTGGGGTAAATCGAGTTTACTGGATGCGTTAACGCTGCTGCTGTCACCCGAATCAGAGTTGTATCATTTTGACCGTGACGATTTCTGGTTTCCTCCTGGCGATATGAAAGGCCGTGAACATCACCTGCATATCGTGCTGACGTTTCGTGAATCGCAACCCGGTCGCTACCGGGTTCGACGCTACCGGTCGCTGGAGGCGTGCTGGGCGCCGTGCCACGATGGCTTTCAGCGCATCTTTTATCGCCTTGAAGGCGAATGCGGAGAAGACGGCAGCGTGATGACGCTGCGCAGTTTTCTCGACGGCGACGGGCACCCGCTGGCGGTGGACGATATCAACGAACAGGCGCGACATCTGGTGCGCCTGATGCCGGTGCTGCGCTTACGCGATGCACGGTTTATGCGCCGCATCCGTAACGGTACGGTGCCGGAGGTTGACGATGTGGAAGTCACCGCCCGGCAACTGGATTTTCTCGCCCGGGAACTGGCGATGCGCCCGCAGAATCTCACCGACGGACAGATTCGCCAGGGGCTTTCGGCGATGGTGCAACTGCTGGAGCACTATTTTACCGAGCAGGGTACTTCACAGTCCCGCCACCGCTTAATGCGCCGACGCTCCGCCAACGAACAGCGAAGCTGGCGCTATCTCGATATCATCAACCGGATGATTGACAAACCTGGCGGGCGTACTCACCGGGTGATTCTGCTGGGACTGTTCTCCACGCTATTGCAGGCGAAGGGCACGGTCAGATTGCATAAAGATGCCAGGCCGTTGCTGTTGGTGGAAGACCCGGAAACGCGCCTGCATCCTATTATGCTGTCAGTGGCGTGGCAGTTGCTGAATCTGCTGCCGCTTCAGCGTATCACGACCACTAACTCGGGCGAATTACTCTCGTTGACCCCCGTGGAGCATGTCTGTCGTCTGGTGCGTGAATCTTCGCGCGTAGCGGCCTGGCGTCTGGGGCCGGGTGGTCTGAGCGCCGAGGATGGCCGACGCATTGCCTTTCACATTCGCTTTAACCGCGCCTCTTCGCTGTTTGCCCGCTGCTGGCTGCTGGTGGAAGGAGAAACAGAAACCTGGGTGATTAACGAACTGGCCCGCCAGTGCGGCCATCATTTTGACGCCGAAGGGATTAAGGTGATCGAATTTGCGCAGTCCGGTCTCAAGCCGCTGGTGAAATTCGCCCGGCGGATGGGCATTGAGTGGCATGTGCTGGTGGATGGTGATGAAGCCGGGAAAAAATATGCCGCCACGGTGCGAAGCCTGCTGAATAACGACCGGGAGGAAGAGCGAGAGCACCTGACCACGCTACCCGCGCTGGATATGGAACACTTTATGTACCGGCAAGGATTTTCCGATGTCTTTCACCGGGTGGCGCAAATCCCGGAAAACGTGCCGATGAATATGCGTAAAATCATTTCGAAGGCGATCCATCGCTCATCGAAGCCCGACTTAGCCATCGAAGTGGCGATGGAAGCCGGGCGGC
- the aqpZ gene encoding aquaporin Z, whose amino-acid sequence MFRKLAAECFGTFWLVFGGCGSAVLAAAFPELGIGFAGVALAFGLTVLTMAFAVGHISGGHFNPAVTLGLWAGGRFPAKDVIGYIIAQVVGGIIAAAVLYLIASGKTGFDATASGFASNGYGEHSPGGYSMLSAIVIEIVLTAGFLLVIHGATDKHAPAGFAPIAIGLALTLIHLISIPVTNTSVNPARSTAVAIFQGGWALEQLWLFWVMPIIGGILGGLIYRTLLEKRD is encoded by the coding sequence ATGTTTAGAAAATTAGCAGCCGAATGTTTTGGTACATTCTGGCTTGTTTTTGGTGGCTGCGGCAGCGCCGTACTGGCAGCAGCGTTTCCGGAATTAGGTATTGGTTTTGCGGGTGTCGCACTGGCATTCGGCCTGACCGTATTAACCATGGCTTTTGCCGTTGGTCATATTTCCGGCGGGCATTTTAACCCGGCAGTGACATTAGGCTTATGGGCCGGCGGTCGTTTCCCGGCAAAAGACGTCATTGGCTACATTATTGCCCAGGTGGTGGGCGGTATTATTGCCGCAGCGGTACTGTATCTGATTGCCAGCGGTAAAACCGGCTTTGATGCGACGGCCAGCGGTTTCGCCTCCAACGGTTATGGCGAGCATTCACCGGGTGGTTACTCCATGCTGTCTGCGATCGTTATCGAAATCGTGCTGACTGCTGGTTTCCTGCTGGTGATTCACGGTGCCACTGACAAACATGCACCGGCGGGCTTTGCGCCAATCGCTATCGGTCTGGCATTGACCTTGATCCACCTGATCAGTATTCCGGTGACCAATACGTCTGTTAACCCGGCGCGTAGCACCGCGGTCGCCATCTTCCAGGGCGGTTGGGCATTAGAACAACTGTGGCTGTTCTGGGTGATGCCGATTATTGGCGGTATTCTCGGTGGCCTTATTTACCGTACGCTGCTCGAAAAACGCGATTAA
- a CDS encoding DUF340 domain-containing protein — MFSGLLIILLPLIAGYLIVLRHTAALKLINRLLSWMVYLILFFMGISLAFLDNLASNLLAIFHYSAVSITVILLCNIAALLWLERTLPWRHHHQQEKLPSRIAMALESLKLCGVVVIGFLLGLSGLPILQHATEASEYTLILLLLLVGIQLRNSGMTLKQIVLNRRGMIVAVVVVASSMIGGLINALILDLPMKTALAMASGFGWYSLSGILLTESYGPVIGSAAFFNDLARELLAIMLIPGLVRHSRSTALGLCGATSMDFTLPVLQRTGGLEMVPAAIVHGFILSLLVPILMAFFSA; from the coding sequence ATGTTTTCAGGACTACTCATCATTCTGCTCCCGCTGATAGCAGGTTATCTCATTGTGCTTCGGCACACCGCGGCATTAAAACTGATCAATCGGCTCTTAAGCTGGATGGTTTATCTGATTCTCTTTTTTATGGGGATCAGCCTGGCCTTTTTAGATAACCTGGCGAGCAACCTGCTGGCGATATTTCACTATTCCGCCGTCAGTATTACCGTTATTTTACTGTGTAATATTGCCGCATTACTGTGGCTGGAACGCACGTTACCCTGGCGTCACCATCACCAGCAGGAGAAACTGCCCTCCCGTATCGCGATGGCGCTTGAGTCGCTGAAGTTGTGCGGCGTGGTCGTGATCGGCTTTCTGCTGGGCTTGAGCGGTCTGCCCATTTTGCAACACGCCACAGAGGCGAGCGAATATACGCTGATCCTGTTACTGCTGTTGGTCGGGATCCAGTTACGCAATAGCGGTATGACGTTAAAGCAGATCGTCCTGAACCGGCGTGGCATGATTGTGGCGGTCGTGGTCGTCGCCAGCTCCATGATTGGCGGCCTGATCAACGCGCTGATTCTCGACCTGCCAATGAAAACCGCGCTGGCGATGGCGTCGGGGTTTGGCTGGTACTCCCTGTCGGGTATTTTGCTGACCGAATCCTACGGTCCGGTGATCGGCAGCGCCGCGTTCTTTAACGATTTGGCGCGCGAACTGCTCGCGATTATGTTGATCCCGGGACTGGTGCGCCACAGTCGCTCTACCGCGCTGGGACTGTGTGGCGCCACATCGATGGACTTTACCCTGCCGGTGTTACAGCGTACCGGTGGGCTGGAGATGGTTCCGGCGGCGATTGTCCACGGCTTTATCCTCAGTTTGCTGGTGCCCATTTTGATGGCCTTTTTCTCCGCTTAA
- the hcp gene encoding hydroxylamine reductase gives MFCVQCEQTIRTPAGNGCSYAQGMCGKTAETSDLQDLLIASLQGLSAWAAKAREYGIINHDVDNFAPRAFFSTLTNVNFDSPRIVGYARDAIAMREALKAQCLSVDANAHCDNPMADLQLVSDDLGDLQRQAAEFTPNKDKAAIGENILGLRLLCLYGLKGAAAYMEHAHVLGQYDNDIYAQYHKIMAWLGTWPSDMNALLECSMEIGQMNFKVMSILDAGETTKYGHPTPTQVNVKATEGKCILISGHDLKDLYNLLEQTEGTGVNVYTHGEMLPAHGYPELRKFKHLIGNYGSGWQNQQVEFARFPGPIVMTSNCIIDPTVGSYDDRIWTRSIVGWPGVSHLEGDDFGPVIAQAQQMAGFPYSEIPHLITVGFGRQTLLGAADTLIDLVSREKLRHIFLVGGCDGARGERNYFTDFATSVPDDCLILTLACGKYRFNKLEFGDIEGLPRLVDAGQCNDAYSAIILAVTLAEKLGCGVNDLPLSLVLSWFEQKAIVILLTLLSLGVKNIVTGPTAPGFFTPDLLAVLNEKFGLRSVTTVEEDMKQLLSA, from the coding sequence ATGTTTTGTGTGCAATGTGAACAAACCATCCGTACTCCGGCAGGAAACGGCTGCTCTTACGCGCAGGGTATGTGCGGTAAAACGGCTGAAACCTCTGACCTGCAAGATCTGCTGATTGCCTCCCTACAAGGCCTATCTGCATGGGCGGCTAAAGCGCGTGAATATGGCATCATTAATCATGACGTCGATAACTTTGCGCCGCGTGCTTTCTTCTCCACGCTGACCAACGTTAACTTCGATTCCCCGCGTATCGTCGGCTATGCCCGCGACGCTATCGCGATGCGTGAAGCGCTGAAAGCCCAGTGCCTGAGCGTTGACGCCAATGCGCACTGCGACAACCCCATGGCTGACCTGCAACTGGTGAGCGACGATCTGGGCGACCTGCAACGTCAGGCTGCCGAATTTACCCCGAATAAAGACAAAGCCGCCATTGGCGAGAATATCCTCGGCCTGCGTCTGCTGTGTCTGTACGGCCTGAAAGGTGCGGCGGCCTATATGGAACACGCACACGTTCTCGGTCAATACGACAACGACATCTACGCGCAGTACCATAAAATTATGGCGTGGCTGGGCACCTGGCCTTCCGATATGAACGCTCTGCTGGAGTGCTCAATGGAAATCGGCCAGATGAACTTCAAAGTGATGAGCATTCTGGATGCGGGTGAAACCACCAAATACGGTCACCCGACGCCAACACAGGTCAATGTCAAAGCCACTGAAGGCAAATGCATCCTGATCTCCGGCCACGACCTGAAAGATCTGTACAACCTGCTGGAACAAACCGAAGGTACCGGCGTTAACGTCTATACCCACGGTGAAATGCTGCCGGCGCATGGCTATCCGGAACTGCGTAAGTTCAAACATCTGATTGGTAACTACGGCAGCGGCTGGCAGAACCAGCAGGTCGAATTTGCCCGCTTCCCGGGGCCTATCGTGATGACCTCAAACTGCATCATCGACCCGACCGTGGGCAGTTACGACGACCGTATCTGGACCCGTAGCATCGTTGGTTGGCCAGGTGTGAGCCACCTGGAAGGTGACGACTTCGGTCCGGTTATCGCACAAGCGCAGCAAATGGCGGGCTTCCCGTACAGCGAAATTCCGCATCTGATCACCGTCGGTTTCGGTCGTCAGACGCTGCTGGGCGCGGCGGACACCCTGATCGATCTGGTGAGCCGTGAAAAACTGCGTCACATCTTCCTGGTTGGCGGCTGCGACGGCGCGCGCGGCGAACGCAACTACTTCACCGATTTCGCCACCAGTGTACCGGACGACTGCCTGATCCTGACCCTGGCCTGCGGTAAATACCGTTTCAACAAGCTGGAGTTCGGCGATATTGAAGGTCTGCCACGTCTGGTCGATGCCGGTCAATGTAACGACGCTTACTCCGCCATCATTCTGGCCGTGACGCTGGCAGAAAAACTGGGCTGCGGCGTGAATGACCTGCCGCTGTCTCTGGTGCTCTCCTGGTTCGAACAAAAAGCGATTGTCATTCTGCTGACCCTGCTCTCCCTGGGCGTGAAAAACATCGTGACCGGTCCGACCGCGCCAGGCTTCTTCACGCCAGATCTGCTGGCGGTACTCAACGAGAAATTTGGTCTGCGTTCTGTGACCACCGTTGAAGAAGACATGAAGCAATTGCTGAGCGCGTAA
- a CDS encoding NADH oxidoreductase, whose translation MTMPTNQCPWRMQVHHIHQETPDVWTISLLCHDYYPYRAGQYALVSVRHSADTLRAYTLSSTPGVSEYITLTVRRIDDGAGSKWLTRDVKRGDYIWLSDAMGDFTCEDKADDKFLMLAAGCGVTPIMSMRRWLAKYRPHADVQVIFNVRSPQDVIFAEEWRQYPVTLVAENNATDGFVAGRLTTELLQRVPDLTSRTVMTCGPAPYMDWVEQEVNALGVTRFFKEKFFTPVADAATSGLKFTKLQPAKEFYAPVGTTLLDALESNQVPVVAVCRAGVCGCCKTKVVDGNYTVSSTMTLTEAEIADGYVLACSCHPQSDLVLA comes from the coding sequence ATGACAATGCCAACGAATCAGTGCCCATGGCGGATGCAGGTTCACCACATCCATCAGGAAACGCCGGATGTATGGACAATTTCGTTGCTGTGCCACGACTATTATCCGTATCGCGCCGGGCAGTATGCACTGGTGAGCGTGCGTCATTCAGCGGACACGCTGCGCGCTTACACCCTCTCTTCAACGCCGGGCGTCAGCGAGTACATTACGCTGACCGTTCGTCGGATTGATGATGGTGCGGGCTCAAAGTGGTTAACCCGCGACGTGAAGCGCGGCGACTACATCTGGCTGTCCGATGCGATGGGCGATTTCACCTGCGAAGATAAAGCCGATGATAAGTTCCTGATGCTGGCGGCCGGTTGTGGCGTCACGCCGATCATGTCGATGCGTCGCTGGTTGGCAAAGTACCGTCCGCATGCGGATGTCCAGGTTATCTTCAACGTGCGTTCGCCGCAGGATGTCATTTTCGCCGAGGAGTGGCGTCAGTATCCGGTCACGCTGGTGGCGGAAAATAACGCCACCGACGGTTTCGTGGCCGGTCGCCTGACCACGGAACTGCTGCAACGTGTTCCTGACCTGACGTCTCGTACCGTGATGACCTGTGGTCCGGCACCGTATATGGATTGGGTCGAGCAGGAAGTGAACGCGCTGGGCGTGACGCGCTTCTTTAAAGAGAAGTTCTTCACCCCGGTGGCAGATGCAGCAACCAGCGGTCTGAAATTTACCAAACTACAACCGGCGAAAGAATTTTACGCGCCGGTCGGTACGACGCTGCTGGACGCGCTGGAAAGCAACCAGGTGCCGGTGGTTGCCGTCTGCCGCGCCGGTGTCTGCGGATGCTGTAAAACAAAAGTCGTGGATGGAAATTACACGGTGAGCAGCACCATGACGCTAACAGAGGCGGAAATTGCCGACGGCTACGTGCTGGCCTGCTCCTGCCATCCGCAGAGTGACCTGGTTCTCGCCTGA
- a CDS encoding DoxX family membrane protein: MLTTLLNAVNRMLTHEDFGKFLLRLAVGGLMLFHGLHKLFAGIDGISGMLIAKGLPGFIAYGVLVGEVIAPCLIILGILTRPAALVLAFTMIVAWLMVGINETWALDKTGAWAIESLVYFFIGALAVAFLGAGRFSVAGNSAWR; this comes from the coding sequence ATGCTTACAACATTGTTAAATGCAGTGAATCGGATGCTGACGCACGAGGATTTTGGCAAGTTTTTATTACGCCTGGCGGTTGGGGGATTAATGCTGTTTCACGGGCTGCATAAGCTGTTTGCCGGCATTGATGGCATCAGCGGAATGCTGATTGCCAAAGGGCTACCGGGCTTTATTGCGTACGGTGTGCTGGTGGGCGAAGTGATTGCGCCTTGCCTGATTATTCTCGGGATCCTGACGCGTCCGGCGGCGCTGGTACTGGCGTTCACCATGATTGTGGCGTGGCTGATGGTCGGGATCAATGAAACCTGGGCGCTGGATAAAACCGGGGCATGGGCGATTGAAAGCCTGGTCTATTTCTTTATCGGCGCGCTGGCGGTGGCTTTTTTAGGGGCGGGACGGTTTTCGGTTGCTGGCAATTCGGCGTGGCGGTGA